The bacterium genome contains the following window.
CCCATTAAAGCGGCACGCGAGCTGGGTTCAGAACGTCGTGAGACAGTTCGGTCCATATCCGGTATGTGCGCAAGAGAATTGAGTGGAGTCGTCCTTAGTACGAGAGGACCGGGACGAACGAACCTCCGGTGTACCAGTTGTTCTGCCAAGAGCAAATGCTGGGTAGCTGCGTTCGGAGAGGATAAGTGCTGAAAGCATATAAGTACGAAGCCCACCACAAGATGAGTTCTCTCATAGCATAAGCTAGTAAGTACCCGGGCAGAACACCCGGTTGATAGGTCAGAGTTAGAAGTGTGGCAACACATGTAGACGACTGATACTAATAGTACGAGGGCTTTTCCTAGCAAGTTTATTTTTTACTACAGATCCGCTTCTGCGGGTTTATTAAGTCATTGTTTCAATGATAATAATAAGTTTTTTATTATGCAGTTTTCAGGGTACAATATAAATCCCTGGTAGCCAAGCGGCAGGATCACACCCGTTCCCATCCCGAACACGGTCGTAAAGACTGCTTGCGGCAACAATACTCGGAGGGAGACCTCCCGGGAAGATAGCTAGTTGCCAGGGGTTTTTTATATTATTAAAAAAATCGACTGTAATAAGTCGATTTTTTTGCGTTTAAATTTTTTTGAAGTTAGTAGGATTTATTTTATAATAATGCTAATCTTGCCTTTTAAACTCCAATGAATCAGGTGTAATTTAATGAAATTAATTTATGATTGCAAAGTAGATGAAAAAAATATTTTAATTAATGATACAGATTCTTCTTTTTTTGATGAAAAAAGTTTTATCAAAGGTAGTAATATTTTAATTAATGGTGAGAACTTCAAAGTCTTAAAAAACCTGCTTTATCAGCAAAACATGGCAAATAAATTTGATTTGATTTATATTGATCCGCCTTTTTCAACTAATAAAGTTTTTAGAATAGGAGATGAAAGAACAAGTACAATAAGCGCCGGTTCAAAGGACAGGATTGCATATTCGGATTCTTTGCAGGGAGAAGAGTTTATTGAATTTTTAAGGCAAAGATTGATTTTAATGCGAGAACTGATGTCTGAAAAAGGTTCGATTTATTTGCATATTGATTATAAAATCGGGCATTATGTCAAAATCATCATGGATGAAGTTTTTGGAGCTAAAAATTTTAGAAACGATATTGCAAGAATAAAATGCAGTCCAAAAAATTTTCAAAGAAAAGCTTTTGGCAATGTTAAAGATTTAATTTTATTTTATACCAAAACAGATAATTATATCTGGAATGAGACCGCGGAGGCAATTACAGAAGAAGATGTAATAAAACGTTTTAATAAAATTGATATTAATGGAAAAAGATATAATACAATCCCTTTGCACGCCCCGGGAGAAACGCATAATGGCCTGACAGGGCAAGAATGGCGGGGATTAAAACCTCCAAAAGGCAGACATTGGAGAAGCGAACCTGATGTTTTGGAGCAGTTGGACAAAGATGGTTTGGTGGAATGGTCAAAAACAGGAAACCCAAGAAAAATTATTTATGCGGATGAAGCAGTAAAAAAAGGGAAGAAATTTCAAGATATATGGGAATTTAAGGATTTAATGTATCCTGATTATCCCACACAAAAAAATGAAAAATTATTGGATTTGATTATAAAAAATTCTTCGAGAAAAGATAGTTGGATTTTGGATTGTTTTGCAGGATCAGGAACAACTCTATTTTCTGCATCAAAAAATGGTAGGCAATGGGTTGGAATTGACCAATCGGAACAGGCTATTAATGTGATTAAAAACAGATTGGACAAATTGCAACCGGGTTTATCTGTAAAAAAGAATGATTATCATTTTATCGAGCCAAATTATAATAGTGAAAACTTGGGAATAATTTCTCCTACCGTCTGATTTTTTAAATTTTTGACGTTCAAATCATATAAGTTTTTAAGTTCATTGTTTTCTATTTCTTCTTGAGACAGCCATTTGAGCTGCTTTAAAGCGTCTATAGTTGTAATTGCCCTTGCAGTCATATCAGCGTCAAGAATTTTAACTATAATTGCCTGCTCCAGTTCTAAATTAATTGTTATGCAAAGCCCGCCGGCTGCTGTTTTTGAAATTAACCTGCCTGAAGAAGCTTTTATGATTTCTGTATCTAGTCGCTCGTTTCCG
Protein-coding sequences here:
- a CDS encoding site-specific DNA-methyltransferase — its product is MANKFDLIYIDPPFSTNKVFRIGDERTSTISAGSKDRIAYSDSLQGEEFIEFLRQRLILMRELMSEKGSIYLHIDYKIGHYVKIIMDEVFGAKNFRNDIARIKCSPKNFQRKAFGNVKDLILFYTKTDNYIWNETAEAITEEDVIKRFNKIDINGKRYNTIPLHAPGETHNGLTGQEWRGLKPPKGRHWRSEPDVLEQLDKDGLVEWSKTGNPRKIIYADEAVKKGKKFQDIWEFKDLMYPDYPTQKNEKLLDLIIKNSSRKDSWILDCFAGSGTTLFSASKNGRQWVGIDQSEQAINVIKNRLDKLQPGLSVKKNDYHFIEPNYNSENLGIISPTV